The genomic segment gagaccgtctcacaagatacctactctTTTATAATCTCGAATTCGAGCATAGTTTGATCCGATTATTGCATTAATATGCTATTCTTTTATACAATAATAATGAAAATGATATGCTTTCTTTCTAAACTCCAAAATTTCTAAAGTTCAGCTGAGTCAAATCTCGCCTAACTTTGATCATTAGACTAATGGTTAAGGGTGAGCATAGTTTGGTTAAAACTGAAATAACCGACCGGACTGAAAAATTCGGTTTAAATGGTTTGGTTTTATCGGTTTTTCGGCCGGTTACAGtttcaaaattaaagaaattcggTTTGGTTTACGGTTTTGATCCCCAGAAAACCGAAATAATCGAACCGactatattatatttaactatAGGTTTTTTGTATAATGAGCTAATAAATAGACATTAGTCATGTGACAAGTCCAATATTGacaattaaaaattcaaattgttATTGAAGCTCATATTGTTAAATGTATTGAGATGTAAAATCTATGTGCATTTTGGAGTCTGAGAATTGAAATTTAATGActgtgatattttttttattgaattgcTTATGTGTTTTCTGACCTCGACAcatcctctatttatagacgctGATATCACTCATACGAAAGACCAAAGGTTGCATTCAATAAACAACCGAAGCATCAACAGTTGATCGGTCTGACATTCGACGCACTCAGGACGTGCTCGTACGTTTGCACACAAAGTCAATCCTTTTCCAGTTCAAATCAGGCTCATGGTTTGCACTACCTACGTCGACGTGTGCGAGAGAGGTTCTCTTGATCAATAATTCTTTCAGTTCCATAAAGTATAATACAATATAAGCTCATCTGTATCACTTATTTTTCTTATGTGAGACAAACCCACCATTTCCCAATTTTCATTCACATACAAGGAAAATCTattatcatatacatatacaaaaCCCAATATATCTTTGAAGTACTTGTATTAAGTTGTTTTTGTTGGATTAAATATACATACGCACTACAAGAACTTCAAAGATATATTGGGTTTTGTGTGTGTATGTGATAATAGGTTTTCCACGTATGTGAATGAAAATCATACACATTACAAGAACTTCAAAGATATCACTTATCCTAATATTTCTTTAACCAAGCACGTTTGGAATTAATATGATTAGCCAAAATAAGATGGGAAACCAGATGTTTGTTGCCACTTTTGACTTGTTAAGCCTAACAAGTACAATTATTGTCTTGGAGCTTTGACATATAATTATGTTTTTATCTtccgaaaattttaattaaaggcCATACACATGTATATCATTTCGATTAATGAAAATCCCCAACCACTCCCTTTGAAATTCCTAAAATAAAGAcaagaaaatcaaataatttaagATGATAAACATTTTTGCATTATTCAAGGAAACAAGATTTCAAATGCTTGAAACTCTCAAGAAACATGCAGACAAGAAACTTGTGTCTTTATAACATTAACCTGTCTCAATTTTCACATTAAACAATTATTTGATGCTTCTAATTTAATCCAACATTCTTCAATAATGTTATCAATATCGGAATTTATAGTGACTTTCGAGaagtaatttaaaatatttataggaaCTAGCAACCCAAAGTGTTGTGCATCTGGGATAGAATGTcacattattaaaattaatatattatgaatctatatattcaataaaatatCACATTTCCAATGTCCTTTTCCCCTCAACATCATCGTAGATTCATAACTCAGTGCCTTTAAAAGAGCCCTCCGACACACTTCGTTCAAACTCAAAAAACTTCCTTTAATTTTTTTCTCGCACTTTCcactaaaaaattcaaaaacatgTCAACAGATAAACTCTTCGATAAACCCTTAACCCTCTTTGAGCCCATCCTCACTGAAACAGGATTCACACTACTTCAACGCAACACGTTGGCGTCATCTCATCCCACCGAGCGAAGGGGCAGGAAGAGAACAATGGAGCCAGGGCGGTTCCTAGGCGTCAGGCGACGACCGTGGGGCCGATACGCAGCTGAAATTCGAGACCCTACCACCAAAGAAAGGCATTGGTTAGGCACCTTTGACACTGCTCAAGAAGCGGCTTTGGCCTATGACAGGGCTGCCCTTTCCATCAAAGGCACTCAAGCTAGGACTAATTTCATATACACTGATCAATCAACTTTTCAATCTGTTTTCAACCATTTTCAGCAGAATTCTACTGCTAAAAGTAAAACTGAGCAACCCTTTTGCCATCTACCACCTTCTGATAACAAGATTTTTCTAGAACCGGCCCAATCAGACAAATGTCGTTCTCATGAATCTTCTTTGTACAATTCACCAGTTAATGACGATGTCATTTTCTTCAATACTGACATGAATTCCGGGTACTTAGATTGCATAGTCCCTAACAACTGTCTGAAACCTTCTACTTCAACTGCCGGTATCACTTCCAAGAAAGTTGAGGAGAGTGGGATTTTAAGCTCGAACACGACAGCAGGATTGAATCTTGGGAACCCTGATATTGAATCTTGTTACGAAGAAGCTGGTTATGGATTTTGGGATACAGATCAGTCATGGGATGAGCTTTCAGCTATTATAAACGACCCTTTAATGCTGGGAAACCAATGCATGGGATCAGACTCGAACCAAATCTCTGGGATGATGAAATATCCGAGCAGCATGAGTGATAATGCCCCTAATTCAGCTGAAAGTTTTTCTTCTCTTGGAGATGCAGTTGATTTGGGATACACCCCATCCTCGGAGTACTGATTGCGAACCCACCCTTTAATCATTTTCTTCTGCTATAAATCTTTCCTTTTTTTCAGGTTTTGGGAAAAAGTATTTATAGCACACAGTTTCACAAGATTGTGAAGATCGACTGGTTCTTTTGCAGCTGCTGATCCCAACATGGAACTAATT from the Primulina eburnea isolate SZY01 chromosome 3, ASM2296580v1, whole genome shotgun sequence genome contains:
- the LOC140828589 gene encoding ethylene-responsive transcription factor ERF086 translates to MSTDKLFDKPLTLFEPILTETGFTLLQRNTLASSHPTERRGRKRTMEPGRFLGVRRRPWGRYAAEIRDPTTKERHWLGTFDTAQEAALAYDRAALSIKGTQARTNFIYTDQSTFQSVFNHFQQNSTAKSKTEQPFCHLPPSDNKIFLEPAQSDKCRSHESSLYNSPVNDDVIFFNTDMNSGYLDCIVPNNCLKPSTSTAGITSKKVEESGILSSNTTAGLNLGNPDIESCYEEAGYGFWDTDQSWDELSAIINDPLMLGNQCMGSDSNQISGMMKYPSSMSDNAPNSAESFSSLGDAVDLGYTPSSEY